The following are encoded together in the Cicer arietinum cultivar CDC Frontier isolate Library 1 chromosome 2, Cicar.CDCFrontier_v2.0, whole genome shotgun sequence genome:
- the LOC101513750 gene encoding heavy metal-associated isoprenylated plant protein 9-like gives MGEEAKQEQPKAEAKEEEKKEEKVEEKPSEEKKEESKEEKPAEEEKKEEPKPPSPCVLFVDLHCVGCAKKIQRSIMKMRGVEGVVIDMAKNEVTIKGIVEPQAICNTITKKTKRRANVISPLPPAEGEPIPEVVNSQVSGPETVELNVNMHCEACAEQLKKKILQMRGVQTAVTEFSTGKVTVTGTMDANKLVDYVYRRTKKQAKIVPQPEPEKKEEEGKEGDEKKPAASAEEEAKPEENKKEEEKSQEEQKKEEGSDENNKNENKEEKGSEEGKEEGKKEENNGVVVNIDEEGIKRMMYYYQYPPLYVIERIPPPQLFSDENPNACSIS, from the exons ATGGGTGAGGAAGCAAAACAG gaacaaccaaaggcTGAAGCCAAGGAAGaggagaagaaagaagaaaaggtTGAGGAAAAGCCAtcagaagaaaagaaagaagaaagcaAAGAAGAAAAGCCAGcagaagaagagaagaaagaagAGCCTAAACCACCATCACCATGTGTGCTTTTTGTGGACTTACATTGTGTAGGATGTGCAAAGAAGATTCAAAGATCAATTATGAAAATGAGAG GAGTTGAGGGAGTGGTAATTGACATGGCTAAAAATGAAGTGACTATAAAAGGTATAGTGGAGCCTCAAGCTATATGTAATACAATTactaagaaaacaaagagaagAGCAAATGTTATATCTCCATTGCCTCCAGCTGAAGGAGAACCTATACCAGAAGTTGTCAATTCTCAG GTTAGTGGACCAGAAACTGTGGAACTTAATGTAAACATGCATTGTGAGGCATGTGCTGAGCAACTCAAGAAAAAGATACTCCAAATGAGAG GAGTTCAAACAGCAGTAACAGAGTTTAGCACAGGGAAGGTAACTGTGACAGGAACCATGGATGCAAACAAGTTAGTCGATTACGTCTATCGACGAACGAAAAAGCAAGCGAAAATAGTTCCTCAACCCGAACccgaaaagaaagaagaagagggTAAAGAAGGTGATGAGAAGAAACCTGCAGCATCAGCAGAAGAAGAAGCTAAACCAGAAGAGAataagaaagaagaagagaaatCACAAGAGgaacaaaagaaagaagaaggtAGTGatgaaaataacaagaatgaGAATAAAGAAGAAAAGGGTAGTGaagaaggaaaagaagaaggcaAAAAAGAAGAGAATAATGGAGTTGTTGTTAACATTGATGAAGAAGGAATTAAGAGAATGATGTATTATTATCAATATCCTCCACTTTATGTTATTGAAAGAATTCCACCACCTCAACTATTTAGTGATGAAAATCCTAATGCATGTTCTATTTCATAA